One region of Vescimonas fastidiosa genomic DNA includes:
- a CDS encoding D-alanine--D-alanine ligase family protein translates to MKIVVLSGGLSTERNVALTSGAGICRALRRRGHRAVLVDMFLGLENYSGEIENIFDAPDGLCADHSVSSAAPDLEAVRRSRRDQSPSMLGQGVLQVCALADLVFLALHGSCGEDGRIQATLDLLGVPYTGSNYVSSGMAMDKAITKRFMDAEGIRTAPWHDVHYTEADIPALVEKLEVPCAVKIVNGGSSIGVELPDTKEELEAALHHMLRYGDHVVVEKKIKGREIQIAVLGDTYLPAVEIIPKNAYFDYESKYQKGGAVEICPAPITEEEWHQVGRMALKLHRALGLSVYSRTDFILDEEGRAWCLEVNTLPGMTPTSLVPQEAAAVGMDYDALCEKIAEESLRVRKAERL, encoded by the coding sequence ATGAAAATCGTTGTTTTGTCCGGCGGTCTCAGCACCGAGCGCAATGTGGCCCTGACCAGCGGTGCCGGTATATGCCGGGCCCTGCGCCGCCGGGGCCACCGGGCGGTGCTGGTGGATATGTTCCTGGGCCTGGAAAACTATTCCGGAGAAATAGAGAATATTTTCGACGCGCCCGACGGCCTGTGTGCCGACCACAGCGTCTCCTCCGCTGCTCCGGACCTGGAGGCGGTGCGCCGCTCCCGGAGGGATCAAAGCCCCTCCATGCTGGGTCAGGGCGTTTTGCAGGTGTGCGCCCTGGCGGACCTGGTGTTCCTGGCCCTTCACGGCTCCTGCGGCGAGGATGGCCGCATCCAGGCCACTCTGGACCTTTTGGGCGTGCCCTACACCGGCAGCAACTATGTCTCCAGCGGTATGGCCATGGACAAGGCCATCACCAAGCGCTTTATGGATGCCGAGGGCATCCGCACCGCCCCTTGGCACGATGTACACTATACCGAAGCCGACATTCCCGCTTTGGTAGAGAAGCTGGAGGTGCCCTGCGCCGTGAAGATCGTCAACGGCGGCAGCTCCATCGGCGTGGAGCTGCCGGATACCAAGGAGGAGCTGGAGGCCGCCCTGCACCATATGCTCCGCTACGGCGACCATGTGGTGGTGGAAAAGAAGATCAAGGGCCGGGAAATTCAGATCGCCGTCCTGGGCGACACCTATCTCCCCGCCGTGGAAATTATTCCCAAAAACGCCTATTTCGACTACGAATCCAAGTATCAGAAGGGCGGCGCTGTGGAGATTTGTCCCGCCCCCATCACCGAGGAGGAGTGGCATCAGGTGGGCCGGATGGCCCTGAAGCTCCACCGGGCCCTGGGCCTGTCCGTCTATTCCCGCACGGACTTCATCCTGGATGAGGAGGGCCGGGCCTGGTGCCTGGAGGTAAATACCCTCCCGGGCATGACCCCCACCAGCCTGGTGCCCCAGGAGGCTGCCGCCGTGGGCATGGACTATGATGCCCTGTGTGAGAAGATCGCAGAGGAGTCTCTGCGCGTGAGAAAGGCGGAGCGGCTATGA
- a CDS encoding FtsW/RodA/SpoVE family cell cycle protein, translated as MLRKISDFFLGCIRQVDLVLLALCTGATLFGCLMIASATHYTGSYKNVIVQLAALCLGIVAYVLMSMLDLAEVSKRWKWLLGASLVLIFLLKTPLGMDGGTGNRAWLGVSGLPVNLQPVEIVKLIFIALLARQLVYLQENRDLKSIPSIALLGGHLVLIVGAYAAVSGDMGSALVLMFIFACMCFVAGVAKRWFVIGILGGSFAFYVLWEEDKINPYMKDRFLTLFDHDLDPMDIGWQQTRSLLALGGGKLTGQGLFHGTQTQSKSAWSLPARHTDFIFSVIGEELGMLGCLFTIALLAAIILRCVLIARHAQQRIDMYICVGVAAMLIFQVMSNIGMCLFVMPVIGLTLPFISYGGTSIVTLFAAMGMVSGIQKRARPEWLR; from the coding sequence ATGCTGCGTAAAATTTCAGATTTCTTCCTCGGCTGTATCCGCCAGGTGGACCTGGTGCTGCTGGCCCTGTGTACCGGCGCCACCCTCTTTGGCTGCCTGATGATCGCCAGTGCCACCCACTATACAGGCTCTTATAAAAATGTCATTGTCCAGCTGGCGGCCCTGTGCCTGGGCATCGTGGCCTATGTGCTCATGAGTATGCTGGACCTGGCGGAGGTCAGCAAGCGCTGGAAGTGGCTCCTGGGGGCGAGCCTGGTGCTTATTTTCCTGCTGAAAACCCCCCTGGGCATGGACGGCGGCACCGGCAACCGGGCCTGGCTGGGCGTTTCGGGCCTCCCTGTAAATCTGCAGCCGGTGGAGATCGTGAAGCTGATTTTCATTGCTCTGCTGGCCCGGCAGCTTGTCTACCTGCAGGAGAACCGTGACCTGAAATCCATCCCCTCCATCGCCCTGCTGGGCGGCCATCTGGTCCTGATCGTGGGGGCCTATGCCGCAGTCTCCGGCGACATGGGCAGTGCCCTGGTGCTTATGTTCATCTTCGCCTGCATGTGCTTTGTGGCGGGGGTGGCCAAGCGCTGGTTCGTCATCGGCATCCTGGGCGGCAGCTTCGCCTTTTATGTGCTCTGGGAGGAGGATAAGATCAACCCCTATATGAAGGACCGCTTCCTGACCCTCTTTGACCACGACCTGGACCCCATGGACATTGGCTGGCAGCAGACCCGCAGCCTCCTGGCTCTGGGGGGCGGCAAGCTCACGGGCCAGGGCCTGTTTCACGGCACCCAGACCCAGTCCAAGAGCGCCTGGAGCCTTCCGGCCCGGCACACGGACTTCATCTTCTCCGTCATCGGCGAGGAGCTGGGGATGCTGGGGTGCCTGTTTACCATCGCCCTCCTGGCCGCCATCATCCTGCGCTGCGTCCTCATTGCCCGTCACGCCCAGCAGAGAATCGATATGTATATCTGCGTAGGCGTTGCGGCCATGCTGATTTTCCAGGTGATGTCCAACATCGGCATGTGCCTGTTCGTCATGCCCGTCATCGGTCTGACCCTGCCCTTTATCAGCTACGGCGGCACCTCCATCGTGACCTTGTTTGCCGCCATGGGCATGGTCTCCGGCATCCAAAAGCGGGCCCGCCCCGAGTGGCTGCGATAA
- the tsaB gene encoding tRNA (adenosine(37)-N6)-threonylcarbamoyltransferase complex dimerization subunit type 1 TsaB, protein MKTLALETSAKSVSVAVTEDGKVLASSYQNIGLTHSVTLMPLLDGMLQNAGLTLKDMDLLAVAAGPGSFTGLRIGVSALKGLAWAEDKPCCGVSTLEAMAQNGRLFTGTVVCAMDARRSQVYNALFRCENGQLTRLCPDRAIGLEELAEELRKDEGPKLALGDGGRLCCDYLNSHGIACRLAPENGLYQSAVGVALAAEDMARRGETVSGRDLVPTYLRLSQAERERLAKGLKITVE, encoded by the coding sequence GTGAAAACTCTGGCTTTGGAGACCTCGGCCAAGAGCGTATCCGTGGCCGTGACGGAGGACGGAAAGGTGCTGGCCTCCTCTTACCAAAATATCGGCCTGACACACAGCGTGACCCTGATGCCGCTGCTGGACGGAATGCTGCAAAACGCAGGGCTGACCCTAAAGGATATGGATCTTCTGGCCGTGGCGGCGGGGCCGGGCAGCTTCACAGGGCTGCGCATCGGCGTTTCGGCCCTGAAGGGCCTTGCCTGGGCGGAGGACAAGCCCTGCTGCGGTGTGTCCACCCTGGAGGCTATGGCCCAGAACGGGCGGCTGTTTACAGGCACGGTGGTCTGCGCCATGGACGCCCGGCGCAGTCAGGTGTATAACGCCCTGTTCCGCTGCGAAAACGGGCAGCTGACCCGGCTATGTCCGGACCGGGCCATCGGCCTGGAGGAGCTGGCGGAGGAGCTGCGGAAGGACGAAGGCCCCAAGCTGGCCCTGGGGGATGGCGGGCGGCTGTGCTGCGATTACCTGAACAGCCACGGTATCGCCTGCCGACTGGCGCCGGAGAATGGGCTGTATCAGTCCGCCGTGGGGGTTGCCCTGGCGGCGGAGGACATGGCCCGGCGGGGAGAGACCGTCAGCGGGCGGGACCTGGTGCCCACCTATCTGCGGCTTTCGCAGGCGGAGCGGGAGAGGCTTGCCAAGGGGCTGAAAATTACGGTGGAGTAA
- the tsaE gene encoding tRNA (adenosine(37)-N6)-threonylcarbamoyltransferase complex ATPase subunit type 1 TsaE has protein sequence MVYRTESAAQTEALGRELGAKLRPGSVVAFRGGLGMGKTAFTRGLAQGLGCTGRVTSPTFTIVNEYRGNIPLFHFDMYRLDSSDALFDIGWEDYLDRGGVCAVEWSENVADAMPDGTVYVTIQRAPEGENARKITITGGEAL, from the coding sequence ATGGTCTATCGGACGGAGAGCGCGGCGCAGACGGAGGCTTTGGGCCGGGAGCTGGGCGCGAAGCTGCGTCCGGGCAGCGTGGTGGCCTTTCGGGGCGGTCTGGGCATGGGCAAGACCGCTTTTACCCGGGGACTGGCTCAGGGCCTGGGCTGCACAGGCCGGGTCACAAGCCCTACCTTTACCATTGTCAACGAATACAGGGGGAATATTCCCCTGTTTCATTTCGATATGTACCGGCTGGACAGCTCCGACGCCCTCTTTGACATCGGCTGGGAGGATTATCTGGATCGGGGCGGCGTGTGCGCCGTGGAGTGGAGCGAGAATGTGGCGGACGCCATGCCCGATGGCACGGTGTATGTGACCATCCAGCGCGCTCCGGAGGGCGAAAACGCCCGGAAAATCACCATTACGGGAGGCGAAGCACTGTGA
- the upp gene encoding uracil phosphoribosyltransferase — protein sequence MSTKFPTLHIVDHPLVQHKLSVMRDKNTSVKDFRTLVGEVAMLLTYEATRNLPMTTRTIETPLCTYEAPVLAGKKMAIVPILRAGLGFEDGILALIPSARVAHIGMYRDEETLEPHFYFLKYPKDIADREVLIVDPMLATGGSADMAITKMKELGCKNIKLMILVAAPEGVQFIYDRHPDVEIYCAALDDHLNENGYIVPGLGDAGDRIFGTK from the coding sequence ATGAGCACAAAATTTCCCACCTTGCACATTGTGGACCACCCCCTGGTGCAGCACAAGCTGTCGGTAATGCGCGACAAGAACACCAGCGTAAAGGACTTCCGTACCCTGGTGGGGGAGGTCGCCATGCTGCTGACCTATGAGGCAACCCGGAACCTGCCCATGACCACCAGGACCATCGAGACCCCCCTGTGTACCTACGAGGCCCCGGTGCTGGCGGGCAAGAAGATGGCTATTGTGCCCATTCTGCGGGCGGGCCTGGGCTTTGAAGACGGCATCCTGGCCCTGATCCCCTCTGCCCGGGTGGCCCATATCGGTATGTACCGGGATGAGGAGACCCTGGAGCCCCACTTCTACTTCCTGAAGTATCCCAAGGACATCGCAGACCGGGAGGTGCTCATTGTAGACCCCATGTTGGCTACCGGCGGCAGCGCCGACATGGCCATCACCAAGATGAAGGAGCTGGGCTGCAAAAACATCAAGCTGATGATCCTGGTGGCGGCTCCCGAGGGTGTGCAGTTCATCTACGACCGGCACCCGGATGTGGAGATCTACTGCGCCGCTCTGGATGACCACCTGAATGAGAACGGCTACATCGTTCCCGGCCTGGGCGATGCAGGGGACCGGATTTTCGGAACAAAGTAA